A stretch of Fusarium poae strain DAOMC 252244 chromosome 2, whole genome shotgun sequence DNA encodes these proteins:
- a CDS encoding hypothetical protein (TransMembrane:6 (o20-37i49-71o83-108i128-147o159-177i246-267o)): MVRLPAMLTKSASRLANRHFIFTFAVLTILAAKLSHIHSHRTAVATSRLLTFFGTFFIQDIVLLVIIRLLLEPPLTAKIAQYTTATLAGFLIVYNVALAVISVTFYLVAGSEIHWQNINMVSDPTSRAIFLSGLVTLILVLAGLLLVSWPLQDICYTTFGWGADVVSFPFLFAGRAANRLLRKRNIYGRIPKPEVDAFDNQYSDGDDDLSQDSIDFAKSQTSYSRLSQRMRKVCGVRMQPSTVRRLFHSIPYLSWHVFIFTLFVMSLERPSDRSLTFLSWTAGLLPFVDMSSTSPLLDQLPSHFKVGIQHEWDERSAVAEPPKFNWLPKGKSLAGFEDWYTSDEMHYSSASDPTKISNLDQPLLEELQGKLQDVPVKHVIMFLLESTRNDVFPIKKDGPLWNRFQDSYPNKKIPREALERMSTLMPTANYITGDYDDGFKHDKTPKRGGPRFTNAYTSATYTLKSLTGTICGLNPLIADFNLDYKRHIYQPCLPQIFDAMNKADPSSSKWKSYFFQTATIHYDNHDKLMAAMGFPEENTIDRDWLRDENATHGAVELEDINYFGFQEDPLEDYIRDAFEDAEKNDGRVFLTHITSTSHHSYGLPANETSVPLGSGKEIKELSDYANAEGYDDKWIKKVLDLLDEQGVANETLIVFLGDHGVSLVENNKASPYYNPSVGADHVPLVLSHPLLPSFDVHDAVHSTQVLPTILDMLLETGSLEGVSREAAESLLPNYEGQSLLRPLQTSNNETGQGYWQFTIINPGRAMLNIRDARHPERHLTIPLIDNVEWRLSDVSTDPLETDGIQAFDFVSFLEAVETRWGVEWAEWVEEGAFMTRWHVQDNSKRWRYERNPKVQERKGQ; this comes from the coding sequence ATGGTTCGTCTACCTGCTATGCTGACCAAGTCGGCTTCTCGTCTTGCCAACCGCCATTTCATCTTCACATTTGCTGTCTTGACCATCCTGGCAGCCAAGCTCTCACATATCCACAGCCATCGCACTGCCGTTGCTACGTCTCGATTACTTACCTTTTTCGGTACATTTTTTATCCAAGACATCGTCCTTCTTGTTATAATACGACTTCTCCTCGAGCCTCCTCTGACAGCCAAGATCGCACAATACACAACCGCTACCCTTGCTGGTTTCTTAATCGTCTACAATGTCGCCCTCGCCGTTATTTCCGTTACATTTTACCTCGTCGCCGGATCCGAAATCCATTGGCAGAACATCAACATGGTCTCTGACCCCACGTCAAGAGCGATCTTCCTTTCCGGTCTTGTCACCCTGATCCTGGTCCTGGCAGGCCTATTGTTAGTCAGCTGGCCACTGCAGGATATTTGTTACACAACCTTCGGATGGGGCGCCGATGTTGTGTCTTTTCCCTTCTTATTCGCGGGAAGAGCAGCCAATCGTTTGTTGAGAAAGAGAAACATTTATGGCCGAATCCCTAAGCCTGAAGTCGATGCATTCGACAACCAATACTCCGATGGCGACGACGATTTGTCTCAAGACTCGATTGACTTTGCAAAGTCGCAAACTTCTTATTCTCGCCTCTCACAGCGCATGCGTAAAGTTTGTGGTGTTCGCATGCAACCTTCGACCGTGAGACGTCTCTTTCATAGTATCCCTTATCTTTCTTGGCatgtcttcatcttcacctTGTTTGTCATGTCCCTCGAACGACCCAGTGATCGATCCCTGACCTTCCTTTCTTGGACTGCTGGCCTTCTCCCATTCGTCGacatgtcttcaacctcaccTCTCCTGGACCAGCTACCATCACACTTCAAAGTCGGCATCCAGCATGAGTGGGATGAGCGATCAGCTGTCGCCGAGCCACCCAAGTTTAATTGGCTACCCAAGGGCAAGTCACTGGCTGGCTTCGAGGATTGGTACACTTCAGACGAGATGCACTACTCTTCCGCCTCAGATCCTACCAAGATCTCGAACCTTGACCAACCTCTGCTAGAGGAGCTTCAAGGCAAGCTCCAGGATGTTCCTGTGAAGCATGTGATCATGTTCCTCCTCGAAAGCACCAGAAATGACGTGTTTCCCATTAAGAAGGATGGTCCTCTCTGGAACCGTTTCCAAGACTCATACCCTAACAAGAAGATTCCCCGAGAAGCACTGGAAAGAATGTCTACGTTGATGCCTACCGCCAATTACATCACAGGCGATTACGACGACGGTTTCAAGCATGACAAGACCCCAAAGCGAGGTGGTCCCCGATTCACAAACGCATATACATCCGCGACATACACTCTCAAAAGTCTCACGGGCACAATTTGTGGCCTGAATCCTCTTATCGCAGACTTTAACCTCGACTACAAGCGACACATTTACCAGCCCTGCCTCCCTCAAATCTTCGACGCTATGAACAAGGCCGACCCATCTTCCTCAAAATGGAAGTCCTACTTCTTCCAAACTGCTACGATCCACTACGATAACCACGACAAGCTCATGGCAGCTATGGGATTCCCTGAGGAGAACACAATTGACCGAGATTGGCTTCGGGATGAAAACGCGACACACGGAGCGGTTGAGCTGGAGGATATCAACTACTTTGGATTCCAAGAAGATCCTCTTGAGGACTACATCCGTGATGCGTTTGAGGATGCCGAGAAGAACGATGGCCGAGTATTTCTTACACATATCACAAGCACGAGTCATCATAGCTACGGACTTCCCGCCAACGAAACATCTGTTCCTCTGGGCTCAGGAAAGGAGATCAAGGAGCTCTCCGATTACGCGAATGCTGAGGGTTATGATGATAAGTGGATTAAGAAAgttcttgaccttcttgACGAACAGGGTGTTGCCAACGAGACTTTGATCGTTTTCCTTGGTGATCATGGCGTCTCGTTGGTCGAGAACAATAAGGCGTCCCCTTATTACAATCCCAGCGTTGGAGCAGACCATGTACCTCTAGTTTTGTCTCACCCTCTTCTCCCTTCGTTCGATGTTCACGATGCAGTTCACTCTACCCAGGTTCTGCCCACAATCCTCGATATGCTTCTTGAGACAGGCTCATTGGAAGGTGTCAGTCGAGAAGCCGCAGAGTCATTACTACCAAATTACGAGGGCCAATCTCTCCTAAGACCCTTGCAGACAAGCAACAACGAAACAGGGCAAGGGTACTGGCAATTTACTATCATCAACCCTGGCCGAGCAATGCTCAACATTCGTGATGCTCGTCACCCAGAGCGTCATTTGACAATCCCCCTCATCGACAACGTCGAGTGGAGACTAAGTGATGTCTCTACTGATCCCTTGGAAACAGACGGTATACAAGCCTTTGACTTTGTGTCGTTCTTGGAAGCCGTCGAGACAAGGTGGGGTGTTGAATGGGCTGAGTGGGTGGAAGAAGGTGCCTTTATGACGAGGTGGCATGTGCAAGATAACAGCAAGCGATGGAGATATGAGAGAAATCCAAAGgtccaagaaagaaaaggccaGTGA